One Staphylococcus ratti DNA segment encodes these proteins:
- a CDS encoding M20 metallopeptidase family protein — MDELQFVKTHRRYLHQHPELSLKEYRTTEYIEQFLKLLNVPYKRPLETGIIAYLEGQSDETLAFRADIDALPIHEQNNIDYRSEFDNKMHACGHDGHTTALMLFVKRCKALFDKGTLPHNVVFIFQPAEESGGGANLLIKANAFDDYDIKAIYGVHVMPFVEEGSIAIRDDEITASATEYRFHLKGQSSHVANKEQGRSAGEALHHVITQLSQIQHYHLNGLQRNIVHIGRFNAGEATNTVPSNGYLEGTIRTYSMEDLDIIKTQMQKIAESVHSLFEVDCTVTFAEGYPPTLNNPNLKKYVVESIEYNGNKVIENDTPYLFGEDFSFYSQIAPSYFVFFGTRNEQKQFVSGLHTPHLNFDEHILIRIADYYERLLFNYNEV, encoded by the coding sequence ATGGATGAACTTCAATTTGTTAAAACACATCGCAGATATTTACACCAACACCCTGAACTAAGTTTAAAAGAATACCGTACTACGGAATATATCGAACAATTTTTAAAATTATTAAATGTCCCGTATAAGCGTCCGCTTGAAACGGGAATTATTGCTTATCTTGAGGGGCAAAGTGATGAAACGTTAGCTTTTCGTGCAGATATCGATGCTTTGCCAATTCATGAACAAAATAACATTGATTATCGAAGTGAATTTGATAATAAAATGCATGCATGCGGGCATGATGGTCACACGACAGCGTTAATGCTTTTTGTAAAACGTTGTAAAGCTCTTTTCGATAAGGGGACATTACCTCATAATGTAGTTTTTATTTTTCAACCTGCTGAAGAATCAGGTGGCGGCGCTAACCTTTTAATTAAGGCAAATGCCTTTGACGATTATGATATTAAAGCAATCTATGGTGTACACGTCATGCCGTTTGTAGAGGAAGGTTCGATTGCTATACGCGACGATGAAATCACAGCAAGTGCGACAGAGTATCGTTTTCATTTGAAAGGTCAATCGAGCCACGTAGCCAATAAAGAACAAGGTCGTTCTGCGGGAGAAGCTTTGCATCATGTCATAACACAATTATCACAAATTCAACATTACCACTTAAATGGACTCCAACGTAATATCGTTCATATTGGTCGTTTTAATGCGGGAGAAGCGACGAATACTGTACCATCTAATGGCTATTTAGAAGGTACAATTCGTACTTATAGCATGGAGGATTTAGACATTATAAAAACACAAATGCAAAAAATAGCAGAAAGTGTTCATAGTTTATTTGAAGTAGATTGTACTGTAACGTTTGCTGAAGGTTATCCCCCTACGCTAAATAATCCAAATTTAAAGAAATATGTGGTTGAAAGTATTGAATACAATGGCAATAAAGTCATAGAAAATGATACGCCATACTTATTTGGTGAAGACTTTAGCTTCTATAGTCAAATTGCTCCTAGTTATTTTGTATTTTTTGGGACTAGGAATGAACAGAAACAGTTTGTAAGCGGGTTACATACCCCCCATTTAAATTTTGATGAACATATTTTAATACGCATTGCAGATTATTATGAACGACTGTTATTCAATTACAATGAGGTGTAA
- a CDS encoding aspartate-semialdehyde dehydrogenase gives MTKLAVVGATGLVGTKILETIERKGIPFDELVLFSSPRSAGQKISFKGKTYTVQVLTEAATDGQFDYVLMSAGGRTSEQFAPLFEQHGAIVIDNSSQWRMTNDIDLVVPEVNEPTFKRGIIANPNCSTIQSVVPLKPLHDQFGLKRVAYTTYQAVSGSGMQGKKDLEDGAKGVEPKAYPHPIYNNVLPHIDVFLENDYTKEEQKMIDETRKILNLPDLKVTATCVRVPVQDSHSVHINVTLDKTATVEEIRDLFKRDSRIVLVDQPDKNEYPLAIHSTGKDDVFVGRIRKDDSLDNTFHIWCTSDNLLKGAALNAVQVLEQVLKLKA, from the coding sequence ATGACAAAATTAGCAGTTGTAGGTGCAACAGGATTAGTAGGAACAAAAATATTAGAAACAATTGAACGTAAAGGAATCCCTTTTGATGAGCTCGTCTTATTTTCATCTCCCCGTTCAGCTGGTCAAAAAATTTCATTTAAAGGTAAGACCTACACTGTTCAAGTGTTGACTGAAGCAGCTACTGATGGTCAATTTGATTATGTATTGATGAGCGCGGGAGGACGTACAAGCGAACAATTTGCGCCACTTTTTGAACAGCATGGAGCTATTGTAATTGATAATTCTAGCCAATGGCGTATGACAAACGATATCGATTTAGTTGTACCTGAAGTCAATGAACCTACATTTAAACGTGGTATCATTGCCAATCCTAATTGTTCAACAATTCAATCTGTCGTTCCATTAAAACCATTACACGATCAATTTGGTTTAAAACGGGTCGCTTATACAACGTATCAAGCTGTTTCGGGCTCTGGAATGCAAGGCAAAAAAGATCTTGAAGATGGTGCGAAAGGTGTTGAACCTAAAGCCTATCCCCACCCTATTTATAACAATGTCTTACCTCATATCGATGTGTTTTTAGAAAATGATTACACTAAAGAAGAACAAAAAATGATTGATGAAACACGTAAAATTTTAAACTTACCTGATTTAAAAGTTACAGCAACTTGTGTACGTGTACCTGTACAAGACAGTCATAGTGTTCATATAAACGTGACATTAGATAAAACAGCCACTGTAGAAGAGATTCGCGATTTGTTTAAACGTGATTCTCGCATCGTTTTAGTAGATCAACCTGACAAAAATGAATATCCTTTAGCAATTCATTCAACTGGTAAAGATGATGTATTTGTAGGACGTATCCGAAAAGACGACTCTTTAGACAATACATTTCATATTTGGTGTACGTCTGACAACTTATTGAAAGGTGCAGCATTGAACGCAGTGCAAGTATTAGAGCAAGTTTTAAAACTTAAAGCTTAA
- the dapA gene encoding 4-hydroxy-tetrahydrodipicolinate synthase, translating into MTHIFEGTGVALITPFSNNEVDYQAIRNQVNYLIDNNIQSIVVNGTTAENPTLTSEEKDNILKTVIEENASRVPIIVGTGTNNTENSIQASLRAKALGADAIMLITPYYLKTSQRGLIAHFEAIANATKLPVVLYNVPSRTNSTIEVETLVHLSKNPYIVALKDATNDFDYFSELQNKLDLEAFALYSGNDDNIVDYYEQGGHGVISVVANVIPAAFQDIYKNHEQRALRFQPIAQLLEAMTVDVNPIPIKYLASLEGFGQYEVRLPLVPLNEEEQQRLKEAYQQYKVGVQS; encoded by the coding sequence ATGACACACATTTTTGAAGGAACAGGCGTGGCACTCATCACCCCTTTTTCAAATAATGAAGTGGACTATCAGGCCATTAGAAATCAAGTGAATTATTTAATTGACAATAACATTCAATCAATTGTAGTGAATGGAACGACTGCAGAAAATCCTACGTTAACAAGTGAGGAAAAAGACAATATTTTAAAAACGGTCATTGAAGAAAATGCTTCACGTGTCCCTATTATTGTAGGAACAGGCACAAACAATACTGAAAATTCAATTCAAGCTTCATTGCGAGCAAAAGCACTTGGAGCAGACGCAATCATGTTGATTACTCCGTATTATCTTAAAACGAGTCAACGTGGTCTCATCGCACATTTTGAAGCGATTGCGAATGCTACGAAGTTACCAGTAGTATTGTATAATGTGCCATCACGTACAAATTCAACTATAGAAGTCGAAACACTCGTACATTTAAGTAAAAATCCGTATATTGTTGCTTTAAAAGACGCAACGAATGATTTTGATTATTTCAGTGAACTTCAAAATAAACTCGATTTAGAAGCATTCGCTTTATATAGTGGGAATGATGACAATATTGTGGATTATTATGAACAAGGCGGACACGGCGTCATTTCAGTTGTAGCGAACGTAATCCCTGCTGCCTTTCAGGATATCTATAAAAATCATGAACAACGCGCCTTACGTTTTCAACCGATTGCTCAACTATTAGAAGCGATGACTGTAGACGTGAATCCGATTCCTATTAAATATTTAGCATCACTAGAAGGATTTGGTCAGTACGAAGTGCGCCTTCCGCTTGTACCTTTAAATGAAGAAGAACAGCAACGTTTAAAAGAAGCGTATCAACAATATAAAGTAGGTGTTCAATCTTGA
- the dapB gene encoding 4-hydroxy-tetrahydrodipicolinate reductase, with product MKILLIGYGAMNQRVARLAEEQGHEIVGVILKRSKDAVPYPTYTKISDVKTADVAIDFSHPNLLLPLLDDSFNLPLVIATTGEKEEITKKLQQLGQTMPVFFSANMSYGVHVLTKLLEVAVPLLRDYDIELTEAHHNQKVDAPSGTLVKLYDVIKSLREQSYPVHNRHEQNDKRHPDEIGVHALRGGTIVGEHDVLFAGIDETITLTHRAQSKDIFANGALEAAKQLIYKENGYYTFDNL from the coding sequence TTGAAAATTTTACTGATCGGTTATGGCGCGATGAACCAAAGAGTTGCACGGTTAGCAGAAGAACAAGGGCATGAAATTGTAGGTGTGATTTTGAAGCGTTCGAAAGATGCCGTCCCCTACCCGACTTATACTAAAATAAGTGATGTGAAAACGGCCGATGTGGCGATTGATTTTTCTCATCCCAATTTATTATTGCCGTTGTTAGATGATAGTTTTAATTTACCTTTAGTCATAGCAACTACTGGCGAAAAAGAGGAAATCACAAAAAAACTTCAACAGCTTGGTCAAACGATGCCTGTCTTTTTCAGTGCGAATATGAGTTATGGTGTACATGTATTAACTAAACTTTTAGAGGTTGCTGTGCCCCTTTTACGAGATTATGATATTGAACTTACAGAAGCACATCACAATCAGAAAGTGGATGCACCAAGTGGTACATTAGTTAAATTGTATGACGTTATCAAATCGTTACGTGAGCAAAGTTACCCTGTTCATAACCGACATGAACAAAATGATAAACGTCATCCTGACGAAATCGGCGTCCATGCTCTTCGTGGGGGTACGATTGTAGGTGAACATGATGTATTATTTGCAGGTATTGATGAGACCATAACTCTGACGCATCGAGCGCAATCTAAAGATATTTTTGCAAATGGCGCACTAGAGGCAGCAAAGCAATTAATATATAAGGAAAATGGGTATTATACTTTTGATAACTTATAA
- the dapD gene encoding 2,3,4,5-tetrahydropyridine-2,6-dicarboxylate N-acetyltransferase has product MVKNFTAEEIIQYISDAKKSTPIKVYINGEFSEVSFPDQFNVFGSENSKVIFCEAEDWKIFYEAHQMLIQDLEIEMDRRNSAIPLKDLTNTNARIEPGAFIREHAVIGDGAVVMMGATVNIGAIVGEGTMIDMNATLGGRATTGKNVHVGAGAVLAGVIEPPSAEPVVIEDNVLIGANAVILEGVRVGEGAIVAAGAIVTQDVPAGAVVAGTPAKVIKQTHEVEDSKREIVSALRKLDD; this is encoded by the coding sequence ATGGTAAAAAATTTTACAGCAGAAGAAATTATTCAATATATTAGTGATGCGAAAAAATCTACACCGATTAAAGTTTATATCAATGGTGAATTTAGTGAAGTCTCATTTCCAGATCAATTTAACGTATTTGGGTCGGAAAATTCTAAAGTAATCTTTTGTGAAGCGGAAGATTGGAAAATATTTTATGAAGCGCATCAAATGTTGATTCAAGATTTGGAAATTGAAATGGATCGTAGAAATTCAGCGATACCGCTTAAGGACTTAACGAACACCAATGCCCGCATCGAACCAGGTGCTTTCATTCGCGAACATGCAGTGATTGGAGATGGCGCGGTGGTTATGATGGGTGCCACAGTGAATATCGGTGCTATTGTAGGTGAAGGTACAATGATTGATATGAATGCGACGCTCGGTGGACGTGCAACGACAGGAAAGAATGTCCATGTAGGTGCTGGTGCAGTTTTAGCAGGTGTGATTGAGCCTCCTAGTGCAGAACCAGTCGTAATTGAAGATAATGTACTTATTGGAGCTAATGCGGTTATTTTAGAAGGCGTACGTGTCGGCGAAGGCGCTATCGTTGCAGCAGGTGCAATTGTTACACAAGACGTTCCGGCAGGTGCAGTTGTCGCGGGTACACCTGCAAAAGTCATTAAACAAACGCATGAAGTAGAAGATTCTAAACGTGAAATTGTATCTGCTTTACGTAAATTAGACGATTAA